The following proteins come from a genomic window of Denitromonas sp.:
- the dnaG gene encoding DNA primase: MIPQSFIQDLLTRVNIVDVIDRHVSLKKQGANYFACCPFHGEKSASFSVSPSKQFYHCFGCGAHGSAIGFLMEYSGLSYVEAIHELARQIGVEVPEERNARRGDTQKEQSLTELMGTAARFYREQLKHAEPAIAYLKRRGLTGQIAARFGIGYAPAGWQSLQKAVANYGDKSLLEAGLVIENDQGRRYDRFRERIMFPIQDSRGNVIAFGGRILDQGEPKYLNSPETPLFEKGRELYGLFQARQSIRASNTVIVVEGYMDVVALAQHGVPNAVATLGTATTATHIQKLFRHADRVVFCFDGDAAGRKAAWRGLEAALETLSDVKQVAFLFLPDPHDPDTYVREHGAEAFSEQVANATPLTEFLLGELAREADLNSAEGRARYAHEAKPLVLRIGAGILKLQVVKAVAKRCALDERELMQAWGLKAPPAPPMARRDGEPWRKGKGRRDDAGPPAARGPRHQPRPLEANLLRIILDHPAWAARLPVDLIPSGSDEGRALIAIIDAVSVGDLGSQSALGTLLEHFRNSPHAATLTRMCAEQTDVIDESVIETVFHDTVHALHAKALDDEFTRLAARAGELSPDEKRRYAQLLQQKRRNPTRQPKVSDS, from the coding sequence TTGATTCCCCAGAGCTTCATCCAGGATCTGCTGACGCGCGTCAACATCGTCGACGTGATCGATCGTCATGTCTCGCTCAAGAAACAGGGCGCGAACTACTTCGCCTGCTGCCCGTTCCATGGCGAAAAGAGCGCCTCGTTCTCGGTCAGCCCGAGCAAGCAGTTCTATCACTGCTTTGGCTGCGGTGCGCACGGCAGCGCCATCGGCTTCCTCATGGAGTACAGCGGCCTCAGTTATGTCGAGGCCATTCACGAGCTGGCGCGCCAGATTGGTGTCGAGGTGCCCGAAGAGCGCAATGCGCGCCGCGGCGACACCCAGAAAGAACAATCGCTGACCGAGCTGATGGGCACCGCCGCCCGCTTCTACCGCGAGCAGCTCAAGCACGCCGAACCCGCCATCGCCTACCTCAAACGCCGCGGCCTGACCGGCCAGATCGCCGCGCGCTTCGGCATCGGCTACGCACCGGCCGGCTGGCAGTCGCTGCAAAAGGCCGTCGCCAACTACGGCGACAAATCGCTGCTCGAGGCCGGCCTGGTGATCGAGAACGACCAGGGTCGGCGCTATGACCGCTTTCGCGAGCGGATCATGTTCCCGATCCAGGACAGTCGCGGCAACGTCATCGCCTTCGGCGGGCGCATCCTCGACCAGGGCGAGCCGAAATACCTGAACTCTCCCGAAACCCCGCTGTTCGAGAAGGGGCGGGAACTCTACGGCCTGTTCCAGGCCCGGCAGTCGATCCGCGCCAGCAACACGGTGATCGTGGTCGAGGGTTACATGGACGTCGTCGCGCTGGCCCAGCACGGCGTCCCCAATGCAGTGGCCACGCTGGGCACCGCCACCACCGCCACGCATATCCAGAAGCTCTTTCGCCACGCCGACCGCGTGGTGTTCTGCTTCGACGGCGACGCGGCCGGTCGCAAGGCCGCCTGGCGCGGGCTGGAAGCGGCGCTCGAGACGCTCAGCGACGTCAAGCAGGTCGCCTTCCTGTTCCTGCCCGACCCGCACGACCCCGACACCTATGTGCGCGAGCACGGCGCCGAGGCCTTCTCCGAACAGGTCGCCAACGCCACCCCGCTGACCGAGTTCCTGCTCGGCGAACTGGCCCGCGAGGCCGATCTGAACAGCGCCGAGGGGCGCGCCCGCTACGCGCATGAAGCCAAGCCGCTGGTGCTGCGCATCGGCGCCGGCATCCTCAAGCTGCAGGTCGTCAAGGCGGTTGCCAAGCGCTGCGCGCTCGACGAACGCGAGTTGATGCAGGCCTGGGGCCTGAAGGCGCCGCCCGCTCCGCCGATGGCCCGCCGCGACGGCGAACCGTGGCGCAAGGGCAAGGGTCGCCGCGACGACGCCGGACCGCCCGCCGCGCGCGGCCCGCGCCACCAGCCACGGCCGCTCGAGGCCAACCTGCTGCGCATCATCCTCGACCACCCGGCCTGGGCGGCGCGCCTGCCGGTCGACCTGATCCCCAGCGGCAGCGACGAGGGCCGCGCGCTGATCGCCATCATCGATGCGGTCAGCGTCGGCGACCTGGGCAGCCAGAGCGCCCTGGGCACCTTACTGGAGCACTTTCGCAACAGCCCGCACGCCGCCACCCTGACGCGCATGTGCGCCGAACAGACCGACGTGATCGACGAAAGCGTCATCGAAACCGTCTTTCACGACACCGTCCACGCCCTGCACGCCAAGGCCCTGGACGACGAATTCACCCGCCTCGCCGCCCGCGCCGGCGAGCTGAGTCCGGACGAAAAAAGACGCTACGCGCAGCTGCTGCAGCAAAAAAGACGGAACCCAACCCGGCAACCCAAAGTCTCAGATTCGTAA
- a CDS encoding GatB/YqeY domain-containing protein, giving the protein MSLKARLQDDMKTAMRARDTARLSAIRLLLAAIQQKEVDAQATLDDAAVTAVIDKQLKQRRDSASQYAAAGRNDLEAAERFEISVLETYLPAGLSDAEIDAAVASAITSTGATSPADMGKVMAQLKPALAGRADMAQVSARVKAALAA; this is encoded by the coding sequence ATGTCCCTCAAAGCTCGCCTCCAGGACGACATGAAGACGGCCATGCGTGCGCGCGACACGGCGCGCCTGTCGGCCATCCGACTGCTGCTCGCTGCCATTCAGCAAAAGGAAGTCGACGCCCAGGCAACGCTCGACGACGCTGCCGTCACTGCGGTCATTGACAAGCAGCTCAAGCAGCGCCGCGACTCGGCCAGCCAGTACGCCGCCGCCGGACGCAACGACCTCGAAGCGGCAGAGCGCTTCGAAATCTCCGTACTCGAGACCTACCTGCCGGCCGGACTCAGCGACGCCGAGATCGATGCCGCCGTGGCCAGCGCAATCACCAGCACCGGCGCCACCTCGCCGGCCGACATGGGCAAGGTGATGGCCCAGCTCAAGCCGGCGCTGGCCGGGCGCGCCGACATGGCGCAGGTATCCGCCCGCGTCAAAGCCGCGCTCGCCGCCTGA
- the rpsU gene encoding 30S ribosomal protein S21, which produces MPGIRVKENEPFEVAIRRFKRTIEKAGTLTELRSREFYEKPTAERKRKLAAAVKRNHKRLRSQTLPPKMY; this is translated from the coding sequence ATGCCGGGGATCCGCGTCAAAGAAAACGAGCCGTTTGAAGTTGCCATTCGCCGCTTCAAGCGCACCATTGAAAAAGCAGGGACGCTCACCGAGCTGCGTTCGCGCGAGTTCTACGAGAAGCCCACGGCCGAGCGCAAGCGCAAGCTGGCCGCCGCCGTCAAGCGCAACCACAAGCGCCTGCGCAGCCAGACCCTGCCGCCGAAGATGTACTGA
- the tsaD gene encoding tRNA (adenosine(37)-N6)-threonylcarbamoyltransferase complex transferase subunit TsaD, with translation MIVLGLESSCDETGVALYDTERGLIAQQLHSQIDLHAAYGGVVPELASRDHVRRMPMLIRQTLAEAGLGVAALDAVAYTAGPGLAGALLVAAGTGEALAATLGIPALPIHHLEGHLLSPLLAADAPDFPFVALLVSGGHTQLMRVDGVGRYALLGESVDDAAGEAFDKTAKLMGLAYPGGPVLARLADQGTPGRVKLPRPMLHSGDLNFSFSGLKTAVMTQLRDGDVAPADMAAEFQAAVVDVLVAKSLAALKQTGLSRLVVAGGVGANQALRAGLNTAAARRAQRVYYPAPALCTDNGAMIAFAGALRLAEGQRGVETHAVAVRPRWPLDSLGAPQ, from the coding sequence ATGATTGTACTGGGTCTGGAAAGCTCGTGTGACGAGACTGGCGTAGCGCTCTACGACACCGAGCGGGGCTTGATTGCCCAGCAGCTGCATTCGCAGATCGACCTGCACGCGGCCTACGGCGGGGTGGTGCCCGAGCTCGCCTCGCGCGACCATGTGCGGCGCATGCCCATGCTCATTCGCCAGACCCTGGCCGAGGCCGGGCTGGGCGTGGCGGCGCTCGACGCCGTCGCCTACACTGCCGGGCCGGGGCTGGCCGGTGCGCTGCTCGTTGCGGCCGGCACCGGCGAGGCGCTGGCCGCGACGCTGGGCATTCCTGCCCTGCCGATCCATCACCTCGAAGGGCATCTGCTGTCACCGCTGCTGGCGGCCGATGCGCCGGATTTTCCGTTCGTCGCCCTGTTGGTGTCGGGTGGGCATACCCAGCTGATGCGGGTCGATGGTGTCGGGCGCTATGCCTTGCTCGGCGAGTCGGTCGACGATGCCGCCGGCGAAGCCTTCGACAAGACCGCCAAGCTGATGGGGCTGGCCTACCCTGGTGGCCCGGTGCTGGCGCGCCTGGCCGACCAGGGCACGCCGGGCCGGGTGAAGCTGCCCCGGCCGATGCTGCATTCGGGCGACCTGAACTTCAGCTTCAGCGGCTTGAAGACAGCCGTGATGACGCAGTTGCGCGATGGCGATGTCGCCCCCGCCGACATGGCCGCCGAATTCCAGGCGGCGGTGGTCGATGTACTGGTAGCCAAGTCGCTCGCCGCGCTCAAGCAGACCGGTCTGTCGCGGCTGGTGGTGGCGGGCGGCGTGGGGGCCAACCAGGCCCTGCGCGCCGGCCTGAATACGGCCGCCGCCCGGCGCGCTCAGCGCGTGTATTACCCGGCGCCGGCGCTATGTACCGACAACGGCGCGATGATCGCCTTTGCGGGCGCCCTGCGCCTTGCCGAAGGCCAGCGCGGCGTCGAGACGCACGCGGTCGCGGTGCGTCCGCGCTGGCCGCTCGACAGCCTCGGCGCGCCGCAGTAA
- the plsY gene encoding glycerol-3-phosphate 1-O-acyltransferase PlsY yields the protein MTLITAALILAAYLIGSVPFAVVVSKAFGLSDPRHYGSGNPGATNVLRSGNKAAAALTLVGDAAKGLVAVWVMRQFGSDAPLAVALAGIAAFIGHVFPVFLGFKGGKGVATAVGVLGAFSGYLALASAVTWLLIAVTTRYSSLAALVAAIAAPAFAHVLVGQPAITGACLAMAAMLLWRHSDNIKRLLAGTESRIGQKKRDAAG from the coding sequence ATGACGCTCATCACCGCCGCCCTGATCCTCGCCGCCTACCTGATCGGCTCGGTGCCCTTCGCCGTGGTGGTCAGCAAGGCCTTCGGCCTCAGCGACCCCCGGCACTACGGCTCCGGCAACCCGGGCGCCACCAATGTCCTGCGCTCGGGCAACAAGGCCGCCGCCGCCCTGACGTTGGTGGGCGACGCGGCCAAGGGCCTGGTCGCGGTGTGGGTCATGCGCCAGTTCGGCAGCGACGCCCCCCTCGCCGTCGCGCTGGCTGGCATCGCAGCCTTCATCGGCCATGTCTTTCCGGTCTTTCTCGGTTTCAAGGGTGGCAAGGGCGTGGCCACGGCGGTCGGCGTGCTCGGCGCCTTCAGCGGCTACCTGGCGCTGGCCAGCGCCGTGACCTGGCTGCTCATCGCCGTCACCACCCGCTACTCGTCGCTGGCCGCGCTCGTCGCCGCCATCGCCGCCCCCGCCTTTGCCCATGTTCTGGTCGGCCAGCCAGCCATCACCGGGGCCTGCCTGGCCATGGCGGCGATGCTGCTGTGGCGCCACAGCGACAACATCAAGCGCCTGCTGGCCGGCACGGAATCCCGCATTGGCCAGAAAAAGCGCGACGCCGCCGGCTGA
- a CDS encoding dihydroneopterin aldolase codes for MDFIFIEELRVEARVGIYPRERVASQTVELNLTFGVPDAAAERDDIADTIDYAQVIARIREELAARHFNLIETLGEYVVALLFNEFNAPWVKLRIAKIGVMKGVRRVGVFIQRGRDGRVLEAD; via the coding sequence ATGGATTTCATCTTCATTGAGGAATTGCGGGTCGAGGCGCGCGTGGGGATCTACCCGCGTGAGCGGGTGGCCTCGCAAACGGTGGAGCTCAACCTGACCTTTGGCGTGCCTGATGCGGCCGCCGAGCGCGACGACATTGCCGACACCATCGATTATGCCCAGGTGATCGCGCGAATCCGCGAGGAGCTCGCCGCCCGGCATTTCAATTTGATCGAGACGCTGGGGGAATACGTGGTGGCGCTGTTGTTCAATGAATTCAACGCGCCGTGGGTCAAGCTGCGAATTGCCAAGATTGGCGTCATGAAGGGCGTGCGCCGCGTCGGGGTATTCATTCAGCGCGGCCGCGACGGCCGCGTGCTCGAAGCGGACTGA
- a CDS encoding H-NS histone family protein: MHRTLILLNQQWQNHDVVNDSMVILSTPHTRARQNKHRGIRMDINLSEMSVPELRRLQGRLETEIRRRDETARRDVLKQFKKIAAEHGVSIDDVLADGPAKSAPKAAPKSRKKAASPTKGKRVPMKYRHPEDPKSGWTGRGRKPRWVEAWLGEGKSLDALLIK, translated from the coding sequence GTGCATCGGACGTTGATTTTATTAAATCAGCAATGGCAGAATCACGACGTGGTCAACGATTCCATGGTTATCTTGAGCACGCCCCACACCCGAGCACGCCAGAATAAACACAGAGGAATTCGAATGGATATCAATCTGAGTGAGATGTCGGTCCCGGAATTGCGCCGCCTGCAGGGCCGGCTCGAAACCGAAATTCGGCGCCGCGACGAAACCGCGCGCCGCGACGTCCTCAAGCAGTTCAAGAAAATCGCCGCAGAACACGGCGTCAGCATTGATGACGTTCTCGCCGACGGCCCCGCCAAGAGCGCCCCGAAAGCCGCCCCCAAGAGCCGTAAAAAGGCCGCCTCGCCGACCAAGGGCAAGCGGGTGCCGATGAAATACCGCCACCCGGAAGATCCCAAGTCGGGCTGGACGGGCCGCGGGCGCAAGCCGCGCTGGGTTGAAGCCTGGCTGGGCGAGGGAAAATCACTCGACGCGCTGCTGATCAAGTAA
- a CDS encoding aminoacyl-tRNA deacylase → MTQTIPDTPATRALKGHHIAFASYLYPYEDHGGAPFAARYLNLPEHAVIKTLVMENEAGKPLLVLMHGDRDVATKQLAVATGNRQIHPCKPDVAQKHTGYQVGGTSPFGTRKALPVFIERSILDLPLIYINGGKRGFLVALHPHDLVRALAPTPVSVAKAGT, encoded by the coding sequence ATGACCCAGACCATTCCCGACACCCCCGCAACCCGCGCGCTCAAGGGCCATCACATTGCCTTCGCGTCCTACCTCTATCCCTATGAAGATCACGGCGGCGCCCCGTTTGCCGCACGCTACCTGAACCTCCCGGAGCATGCCGTCATCAAGACGCTGGTGATGGAAAACGAAGCAGGCAAACCCCTGCTCGTATTAATGCACGGCGATCGCGACGTGGCAACAAAGCAGCTCGCCGTGGCCACCGGCAATCGCCAGATTCACCCCTGCAAACCGGACGTCGCGCAAAAGCACACCGGCTACCAGGTCGGCGGCACCTCGCCCTTCGGCACGCGCAAGGCGCTGCCGGTATTTATCGAACGCAGCATCCTCGATTTACCGCTGATTTATATCAATGGCGGCAAAAGAGGTTTTCTCGTCGCCCTGCACCCGCACGATCTCGTGCGCGCACTGGCCCCCACACCGGTGTCGGTCGCCAAGGCCGGCACCTGA
- the xerD gene encoding site-specific tyrosine recombinase XerD: protein MADSARTAALSPLPAAVQADLDAFCDTLWLSDGLSRNTLAAYRRDLALFARWLHAAHGIAPAEAQAAHLHAYLADFSQRAKPTSQRRLLSTWRRYFHAQMQAGRIASDPTQRLDPPMVAPRFPRSLSEAEVDALLDTPDTGTALGLRDKAMIELLYATGLRVSELVGLRRFEVSLNDGALRVLGKGSKERLVPIGATACDWLRRYLDDAHGQILAGRHSDALFVTVQGAAMSRQMFWRLIKRYAAGAGISSERISPHTLRHAFATHLLNHGADLRVVQLLLGHADISTTQIYTHIARARLKQLHAIHHPRA from the coding sequence ATGGCTGATTCAGCACGAACAGCGGCGCTGAGCCCACTGCCCGCGGCCGTCCAGGCTGACCTCGACGCCTTCTGCGACACCCTGTGGCTGTCCGATGGCCTGTCACGCAACACCCTGGCCGCCTACCGCCGCGACCTCGCCCTCTTCGCGCGCTGGCTCCACGCGGCACATGGCATCGCGCCGGCCGAGGCCCAGGCCGCGCACCTGCACGCTTATCTGGCCGACTTCAGCCAACGCGCCAAGCCCACCAGCCAGCGCCGGCTGCTGTCGACCTGGCGCCGCTATTTTCACGCCCAGATGCAGGCCGGGCGCATCGCCAGCGACCCAACCCAACGGCTCGATCCGCCCATGGTCGCGCCGCGCTTTCCCAGAAGCCTGTCCGAGGCCGAGGTCGACGCGCTGCTCGACACCCCCGATACCGGCACCGCCCTGGGCCTGCGCGACAAGGCCATGATCGAGCTGCTCTACGCCACCGGCCTGCGCGTGTCGGAGCTGGTCGGCCTGCGTCGCTTCGAGGTGAGCCTCAACGATGGCGCGCTACGCGTCCTGGGCAAGGGCAGCAAGGAGCGCCTGGTGCCCATTGGCGCCACCGCCTGCGACTGGCTGCGCCGTTACCTGGACGACGCGCACGGGCAGATCCTCGCCGGCCGCCACAGCGACGCCCTGTTCGTCACCGTTCAAGGTGCCGCCATGAGTCGCCAGATGTTCTGGCGCCTGATCAAGCGCTACGCGGCCGGCGCGGGCATTTCATCCGAACGAATTTCGCCCCACACCCTGCGCCATGCGTTCGCCACCCATCTGCTCAACCACGGCGCCGATCTGCGCGTCGTGCAATTACTCCTCGGGCACGCCGATATTTCAACGACGCAGATATACACGCATATCGCCCGCGCACGACTCAAACAGCTCCACGCCATTCACCATCCACGGGCCTGA
- a CDS encoding methylated-DNA--[protein]-cysteine S-methyltransferase, with amino-acid sequence MHSATDAPFASILPTPFGALGIALHANALTEIRFLPPGCAPRHGTDPLAIETERQLTAYLADPHHRFDLPCHPAGTAFQQRVWAAIRAIPAGQVRAYGDLARSLGSAARAVGQACGANPFPILVPCHRVVAQHAIGGFAHARGGFLIDTKQWLIQHEQRR; translated from the coding sequence ATGCACAGCGCGACCGACGCCCCCTTTGCCAGCATCCTGCCCACGCCCTTCGGCGCACTGGGTATCGCGCTGCACGCCAACGCACTGACCGAGATCCGTTTCCTGCCGCCCGGTTGCGCGCCCCGGCACGGCACCGACCCGCTGGCCATCGAAACCGAACGCCAGCTCACCGCCTACCTGGCCGACCCCCACCACCGCTTCGACCTGCCATGCCACCCGGCAGGTACCGCCTTCCAGCAGCGCGTGTGGGCCGCCATCCGTGCCATTCCCGCCGGCCAGGTGCGAGCCTATGGCGACCTGGCCCGCAGCCTGGGCAGCGCCGCCCGCGCCGTCGGCCAAGCCTGCGGCGCCAACCCATTCCCCATCCTGGTGCCCTGCCACCGGGTCGTCGCCCAGCACGCCATCGGCGGTTTTGCCCATGCGCGCGGCGGCTTCCTGATAGACACCAAACAATGGCTGATTCAGCACGAACAGCGGCGCTGA
- a CDS encoding chalcone isomerase family protein, translating into MKKLLGALCATLALASAHAAVDVAGVKFDDQTRMADQSLQLNGAGLRTKFVFKVYAMGLYLPAKAKGAQAVLASDGPRRIDIVTLRDLTAEQFADALTEGLQKNLTAAEQQALKADSEAFRANLLALKEAKEGTRIQIDFTPGSGTRLIVNGTPRGEAVGDIAFANALLRVWIGEAPAQGDLKSALIGE; encoded by the coding sequence ATGAAAAAACTGCTGGGCGCCCTCTGCGCAACCCTCGCCCTTGCCTCGGCCCACGCCGCCGTCGACGTTGCCGGCGTCAAGTTCGACGACCAGACCCGCATGGCCGACCAGAGCCTGCAGCTGAACGGGGCCGGCCTGCGCACCAAGTTCGTGTTCAAGGTCTACGCCATGGGGCTGTACCTGCCGGCCAAGGCCAAGGGCGCACAGGCCGTGCTGGCCAGCGACGGGCCGCGCCGCATCGACATCGTCACGCTGCGCGACCTCACCGCCGAACAGTTTGCCGACGCGCTGACCGAAGGCCTGCAAAAGAACCTGACCGCGGCCGAGCAACAAGCCCTCAAGGCCGACAGCGAGGCCTTCCGCGCCAACCTGCTGGCCCTCAAGGAAGCCAAGGAAGGCACGCGCATCCAGATCGATTTCACGCCCGGCAGCGGCACACGCCTGATCGTCAATGGCACGCCACGCGGTGAGGCAGTCGGTGACATCGCCTTTGCCAACGCCCTGCTGCGGGTCTGGATCGGCGAGGCGCCGGCCCAGGGCGACCTGAAGAGCGCACTGATCGGCGAGTAA
- a CDS encoding glutamate-5-semialdehyde dehydrogenase, which translates to MDIEAYMRTLGQQARDASRQLAAASTETKNAALLAIASRLRSHKAALLKANAADLAQARADGLEPALIDRLTLSEAGVENMAAGLEQIAALPDPVGEITDVKRRPSGIQVGKMRVPLGVIGIIYEARPNVTADAAALCLKSGNAAILRGGKEALHCNQAIAACVRDGLLEAGLPAAAVQVVDTTDRAAVGHLITLPEFIDVIVPRGGKGLIERISREARVPVIKHLDGNCHVYVHSAADADKAEAIVENSKTQRYGTCNTAESLLVDRAVAAELLPRLGRMLTAKGVELRGCPDSLAILEAASIDGARLRPADQSDWSEEYLAPIIAVKVVDDLDAAIAHINRYSSGHTESIVSENYTAAMRFLREVDSASVMINASTRFADGFEYGLGAEIGISTDKIHARGPVGLDGLTSQKWIVFGNGEVRR; encoded by the coding sequence ATGGATATCGAAGCCTACATGCGGACCCTCGGCCAGCAAGCGCGTGACGCCTCGCGCCAGCTGGCCGCCGCCTCCACCGAAACCAAGAATGCCGCCCTGCTGGCCATCGCCAGCCGCCTGCGCAGCCACAAGGCCGCCCTGCTCAAGGCCAACGCCGCTGATCTGGCCCAGGCCCGTGCCGACGGTCTCGAACCGGCCCTGATCGACCGGTTGACGCTGTCCGAGGCCGGTGTCGAAAACATGGCTGCCGGCCTCGAACAGATCGCCGCCCTGCCCGATCCGGTGGGCGAGATCACCGACGTCAAACGCCGCCCCAGCGGCATTCAGGTGGGCAAGATGCGCGTGCCGCTCGGCGTCATCGGCATCATTTACGAAGCCCGCCCGAACGTCACCGCCGACGCCGCCGCGCTGTGCCTCAAGTCCGGCAACGCGGCCATCCTGCGTGGCGGCAAGGAAGCGCTGCACTGCAACCAGGCCATTGCCGCCTGCGTCCGTGACGGCCTGCTCGAAGCCGGCTTGCCCGCCGCGGCCGTGCAAGTGGTCGACACCACCGATCGTGCCGCCGTCGGCCACCTGATCACCCTGCCCGAGTTCATCGACGTCATCGTGCCGCGCGGCGGCAAGGGGCTGATCGAGCGCATCTCGCGCGAGGCGCGGGTGCCGGTCATCAAGCACCTCGACGGCAACTGTCATGTCTACGTCCACAGCGCCGCGGACGCCGACAAGGCCGAGGCCATCGTCGAGAACTCGAAGACCCAGCGCTACGGCACCTGCAACACCGCCGAGTCGCTGCTCGTCGATCGCGCCGTCGCCGCCGAGCTGCTGCCGCGCCTCGGCCGGATGCTGACCGCCAAAGGCGTCGAGCTGCGCGGCTGCCCCGACAGCCTCGCCATCCTCGAAGCGGCCAGCATCGACGGCGCCAGGCTGCGCCCGGCCGATCAGAGCGACTGGTCGGAGGAATACCTGGCGCCGATCATCGCGGTCAAGGTCGTGGACGACCTGGACGCCGCCATCGCCCACATCAACCGCTACAGCTCCGGCCACACCGAAAGCATCGTCAGCGAGAACTACACCGCGGCCATGCGCTTCCTGCGCGAGGTCGATTCGGCCTCGGTGATGATCAACGCCTCGACCCGCTTCGCCGACGGCTTCGAATACGGCCTCGGCGCGGAGATCGGCATCTCGACCGACAAGATTCACGCCCGCGGCCCGGTGGGCCTGGACGGCCTCACCAGCCAGAAGTGGATCGTCTTCGGCAACGGCGAGGTTCGCCGCTAA
- the holA gene encoding DNA polymerase III subunit delta: MNLHPDRLDAHLDKPLASIYVLHGNEPLTVSEAGDALRAAARRQGFDEREILISGQGFGWDALFEATGNLSLFGSRKLIDLRIPNGKPGKDGGDALKRLADTAEPTATDVITLISLPELDWAARKTAWFAALSQKGVAIECNAPPREQLPRWIAGRLAAQQQSAPAEALAFIADHVEGNLLAAHQEITKLALLHPPGEIGIDAVREAVLDVARYDIDTLRMAVLEGDAGRCTRLLEGLAGEGTAAPLLLWMLANEIRTLARLQAAQAEGQPLSAAFKAERVFDDRRRSALQRALQRLAPGKVRAALAHAARIDRIIKGIANGEVWDEFLLLCLRLCPAR, from the coding sequence ATGAATCTCCACCCGGACCGGCTCGACGCCCATCTGGACAAGCCGCTCGCGTCGATCTACGTCCTCCACGGCAACGAACCGCTGACCGTCTCCGAAGCCGGAGACGCCCTGCGCGCGGCCGCCCGGCGCCAGGGTTTCGACGAACGCGAGATCCTCATCAGCGGCCAGGGCTTCGGCTGGGACGCCCTGTTCGAAGCCACCGGCAACCTCTCCTTGTTCGGCAGCCGCAAGCTCATCGACCTGCGCATCCCCAACGGCAAGCCCGGCAAGGACGGCGGCGACGCCCTCAAGCGCCTGGCCGACACCGCCGAGCCCACGGCCACCGACGTCATCACCCTGATCAGCCTGCCCGAACTCGACTGGGCCGCACGCAAGACCGCCTGGTTTGCCGCCCTCAGCCAGAAGGGCGTGGCCATCGAATGCAATGCCCCGCCGCGCGAGCAGCTGCCGCGCTGGATCGCCGGACGCCTGGCGGCACAGCAACAAAGCGCACCGGCCGAGGCGCTGGCCTTCATCGCCGATCATGTCGAAGGCAACCTGCTCGCCGCCCACCAGGAAATCACCAAACTCGCCCTCCTCCACCCACCGGGCGAGATCGGCATCGACGCCGTGCGCGAGGCCGTGCTCGATGTCGCCCGCTACGACATCGACACCCTGCGCATGGCGGTGCTCGAAGGCGATGCCGGGCGCTGCACGCGACTGCTCGAAGGCCTCGCCGGCGAAGGCACGGCCGCGCCCCTGCTGCTGTGGATGCTCGCCAACGAGATCCGCACCCTGGCCCGCCTCCAGGCAGCGCAGGCCGAGGGCCAGCCGCTGTCGGCCGCCTTCAAGGCCGAGCGCGTGTTCGACGATCGCCGCCGCAGCGCGCTGCAACGCGCCCTCCAGCGCCTTGCGCCCGGCAAGGTGCGCGCCGCGCTGGCCCATGCCGCCCGAATCGACCGCATCATCAAGGGCATCGCCAACGGCGAGGTGTGGGATGAGTTTCTGCTGCTGTGCCTGAGGCTGTGCCCCGCACGCTGA
- the lptE gene encoding LPS assembly lipoprotein LptE yields MNSGNDATRRRLLIAGLATLGLAGCGFHLRGQLDMPFRRAHLNANRNERFINRIARQLEVNGVVITERIKEAEVSIRILNVRRERDILSLNRAGKAREYRLFTTLSYAVERADGSTLRPAERIAVRRDITYDDTQLLAKDQEEAMLYRDMEDDIAQQLIRRLAALKIDPPAAQ; encoded by the coding sequence ATGAATTCAGGCAACGATGCGACCCGCCGACGCCTCCTCATCGCCGGCCTCGCCACGCTCGGTCTGGCCGGCTGCGGCTTCCACCTGCGCGGCCAGCTCGACATGCCCTTCCGGCGCGCCCACCTCAACGCCAACCGCAACGAGCGCTTCATCAACCGCATCGCGCGCCAGCTCGAGGTCAACGGTGTCGTCATCACCGAGCGCATCAAGGAAGCCGAAGTCAGCATCCGCATTCTCAATGTTCGCCGCGAGCGTGACATTCTCAGCCTCAACCGCGCCGGCAAGGCCCGAGAATACCGGCTGTTCACCACGCTCAGCTACGCCGTCGAGCGCGCCGACGGCAGCACCCTGCGCCCCGCCGAGCGCATCGCCGTGCGTCGCGACATCACCTATGACGACACCCAGCTGCTGGCCAAGGACCAGGAAGAGGCCATGCTCTACCGCGACATGGAAGACGACATCGCGCAACAGCTGATCCGCCGCCTCGCCGCGCTCAAGATCGACCCGCCCGCCGCGCAATGA